A stretch of Bordetella genomosp. 13 DNA encodes these proteins:
- a CDS encoding O-antigen ligase family protein — MTPSYRVSAPPTLLAALMPVAMLVTGGTSGLFYTLLLACLIVAVLRPADTWRQLRPYGWLILALCLPLAAAVFSQAFTQTWRSSEIERALRISLGFPILLAGMLAIDRRVLRHHIWGVLLAGAGAFAIVLYLSWPTFGRPLTPQFNAVTYGNLMLLAGVLALYSLEWQLTRRPALEKAIKLTVGAAAFAGFILTQTRTGWMAVPVFAAIALALSTRVHHPLRALAILASIVVALVALGAASSALRERVAMGFREVEQCQSVDQTADTSMCIRLQLWRSAWAMFEAQPATGVGNGVRFTQELKRRADEGKVSAYVAEGFGEAHNDMLMAMALHGIPGALAMLALYLAPAWVFLRRMRRDHPQAARTAAAMGLAVCLGFALFGLTELMFRGMRSLGFYVTMMAVLLALSRPDAIRDDTFAPSRK; from the coding sequence ATGACGCCAAGCTACCGAGTTTCCGCTCCGCCGACCCTGCTGGCCGCCCTGATGCCCGTGGCGATGCTGGTTACCGGGGGCACCAGCGGCCTCTTCTACACGCTGCTGCTGGCATGCCTGATCGTGGCGGTGCTGCGGCCGGCGGACACCTGGCGGCAACTGCGTCCCTATGGATGGCTGATCCTCGCATTGTGCCTGCCGCTGGCCGCGGCGGTCTTCAGCCAAGCCTTCACGCAGACCTGGCGCTCGTCGGAAATCGAGCGCGCTTTACGCATCTCGCTAGGGTTTCCGATTCTGCTGGCCGGCATGCTGGCGATCGATCGAAGAGTCCTGCGCCACCACATATGGGGCGTGCTGCTGGCCGGCGCCGGGGCGTTCGCGATCGTGCTGTACCTGTCCTGGCCCACGTTCGGGCGCCCCCTCACTCCCCAGTTCAATGCCGTCACCTATGGCAACCTGATGCTGCTGGCGGGCGTGCTGGCGCTGTACAGCCTCGAATGGCAGCTGACGCGCAGACCCGCGCTGGAGAAAGCCATCAAGCTGACGGTGGGCGCCGCGGCCTTTGCCGGCTTCATCCTGACGCAGACCCGTACGGGCTGGATGGCGGTTCCCGTCTTCGCGGCGATCGCGCTGGCCCTCAGCACCCGCGTGCACCACCCGCTGCGCGCGCTGGCCATCCTGGCCTCCATCGTCGTCGCGCTGGTTGCCCTGGGCGCCGCCAGCAGCGCGCTGCGCGAGCGGGTTGCCATGGGATTCCGCGAAGTGGAGCAATGCCAGTCGGTCGACCAGACCGCCGACACCTCGATGTGCATACGCCTGCAGCTATGGCGTTCGGCGTGGGCCATGTTCGAGGCGCAGCCGGCGACCGGCGTGGGCAACGGCGTACGGTTCACGCAAGAGCTGAAGCGGCGGGCCGACGAAGGCAAGGTCTCCGCGTATGTAGCCGAAGGTTTCGGCGAGGCCCACAACGACATGCTGATGGCCATGGCGCTGCACGGCATCCCGGGTGCGCTGGCCATGCTGGCCTTGTACCTGGCGCCTGCGTGGGTGTTCCTGCGTCGCATGCGGCGCGACCATCCCCAGGCCGCCCGCACGGCTGCGGCGATGGGCCTGGCCGTGTGCCTGGGCTTCGCGCTGTTCGGTCTGACCGAACTGATGTTCCGCGGCATGCGCTCGTTGGGCTTCTACGTGACCATGATGGCTGTTCTGCTGGCCCTGTCGCGGCCTGACGCGATACGAGACGATACGTTCGCGCCCAGCCGGAAGTAG
- a CDS encoding SRPBCC family protein, translated as MRIADAQWIPSTPHQTWDALHDPAVLQQCLPGCIKVEQRTPTEYGLVIRTKVAGFEADYEGEILLSDVDEPRSCTLAFEGKGRAAGLAIGTAQVSLTPKEEGTRLSYTVAAMAGGKLAELGEATIMKAGGKIVDKFFGAFIEHMARQPRTAAPPPPPQPEERGLANSPWSWAVALAVVTIIVGYHALYR; from the coding sequence ATGCGCATTGCAGATGCCCAATGGATTCCTTCCACGCCCCATCAGACCTGGGACGCGCTGCATGATCCTGCCGTACTGCAGCAATGCCTGCCCGGCTGCATCAAGGTCGAGCAGCGCACTCCCACCGAATATGGCCTGGTGATACGCACGAAGGTGGCCGGATTCGAGGCGGACTACGAAGGCGAAATCCTCCTGTCCGACGTCGACGAACCGCGCAGCTGTACGCTTGCGTTCGAGGGCAAGGGCCGCGCCGCGGGCCTGGCCATCGGCACCGCGCAGGTGTCGCTGACGCCCAAGGAAGAAGGTACGCGGCTCAGCTACACCGTGGCCGCGATGGCCGGCGGAAAGCTTGCCGAACTGGGCGAGGCCACCATCATGAAGGCCGGCGGCAAGATCGTCGACAAGTTCTTCGGCGCCTTCATCGAGCACATGGCCCGGCAGCCGCGCACCGCGGCGCCCCCTCCGCCGCCGCAGCCCGAGGAACGCGGACTGGCCAACTCGCCGTGGTCTTGGGCCGTGGCGCTGGCGGTGGTCACCATCATCGTGGGATATCACGCGCTGTATCGGTAG
- a CDS encoding MFS transporter, whose translation MAMMGVAATVVVAAFDSTIVSTTLPRVAAALDGMALYAWVGTGYLLATAVSILIFGRLGDMYGRKPLMLASVSMVALGSIACGLSQTMPQLIAFRTLQGVAGGMMIATAFAAPADLFPDAKQRVRWMALVSAAFAMASGIGPALGGMATQALGWRAAFFISPVASVVALFLLARYFPAIRPTGAGDAKRRIDWIGSLLLVVTVGAPLAAMEVAFAPGDAAQPLLGLCLAAAGIVAGALLVPYERRVSTPIFPMRVLAGREQRLLNLSSVAVGAVMFILIFYSPLLLQHELGYTPSQAGLLLTPLVAAISVGSLINGQLFPRQSEPQRLMVFGSGLLAVGSAMVMAIGPGTSTLWILSAFFVNGTALGFLLPNLTLFMQMLSDRRDVGVASALVQTTRAVGSAAGTALVGIAISHGSVLNGVRAGLALCIALSVGSAVVAHQVKMKNATTGRA comes from the coding sequence ATGGCCATGATGGGCGTGGCGGCGACCGTGGTGGTCGCCGCTTTCGATTCCACCATCGTCAGTACCACCCTGCCCCGCGTGGCGGCCGCGTTGGACGGCATGGCGCTTTACGCCTGGGTGGGCACAGGGTACCTGCTGGCTACTGCCGTGTCCATCCTGATCTTCGGCCGGTTGGGCGACATGTACGGACGCAAGCCGCTGATGCTGGCATCCGTCTCCATGGTGGCACTGGGCTCCATCGCCTGCGGGCTGTCGCAGACCATGCCGCAGCTGATCGCGTTCCGCACCCTGCAGGGGGTGGCGGGGGGCATGATGATCGCCACCGCCTTCGCGGCCCCGGCCGACCTGTTTCCCGACGCCAAGCAGCGGGTGCGCTGGATGGCGCTGGTGTCCGCGGCGTTCGCCATGGCCAGCGGCATCGGGCCGGCGCTGGGTGGCATGGCGACGCAGGCGCTGGGATGGCGCGCCGCCTTCTTCATTTCCCCGGTGGCCAGCGTCGTCGCGCTGTTCCTGCTGGCCAGGTATTTCCCCGCCATCCGCCCGACGGGCGCCGGCGACGCGAAGCGGCGCATCGACTGGATCGGCAGCCTGCTGCTGGTCGTGACGGTGGGCGCGCCGCTGGCCGCGATGGAAGTGGCTTTCGCGCCCGGCGACGCGGCGCAGCCGCTGCTGGGCTTGTGCCTGGCGGCGGCCGGCATTGTCGCGGGCGCGCTGCTCGTCCCCTACGAACGCCGCGTCTCCACGCCCATCTTCCCGATGCGGGTGCTGGCGGGCCGCGAGCAGCGCCTGCTGAACCTGTCATCGGTGGCGGTCGGCGCGGTGATGTTCATCCTTATTTTCTACAGCCCCTTGCTGCTGCAGCATGAACTGGGCTATACGCCCAGCCAGGCCGGGCTGCTGCTGACGCCGCTGGTCGCGGCCATCTCGGTGGGCAGCCTGATCAACGGCCAGCTGTTCCCGCGCCAGTCCGAACCCCAGCGGCTGATGGTGTTCGGCAGCGGTCTGCTGGCGGTGGGATCGGCCATGGTGATGGCCATCGGTCCGGGCACGTCGACGCTGTGGATCCTGTCGGCCTTCTTCGTCAACGGCACGGCGCTGGGGTTCCTGCTGCCCAACCTGACGCTGTTCATGCAGATGCTGAGCGACCGGCGCGACGTGGGGGTGGCATCCGCGCTGGTGCAGACCACGCGGGCCGTGGGCAGCGCCGCGGGCACCGCCCTGGTGGGCATCGCCATTTCGCACGGCTCGGTGCTCAATGGCGTGCGGGCCGGCCTGGCGCTGTGCATCGCGCTGTCGGTGGGCAGCGCCGTGGTCGCGCATCAGGTGAAGATGAAGAACGCCACGACGGGACGCGCCTGA
- a CDS encoding DMT family transporter codes for MTRRDGFDLLTLAAVWGGSFLFMRVAVPEFGPAALMELRVGLAALCLLPIAAMRGKLPAVARRWPAVLAVGIFNAAIPFLLYAYAAQSLGAGFMSVANASTPVWGAVVGWLWLKDRLAPRRQVGLAVAMAGIVVLVWDKLEFHAGGTGPAVLAAVCAPLFYGVAANATKRYLTGVDALGNATGSMVAAALVLMPLAIWQWPAQPVSFEAWRATVLLAVVCTGMAYIMFFRLIASVGPTGAVSVTFLVPVFGVLWGMLFLDEDVTPRILAGAGIILAGTALALGLTDGLRRRAR; via the coding sequence ATGACCCGACGCGACGGATTCGACCTGCTGACGCTGGCCGCGGTATGGGGCGGCTCCTTCCTGTTCATGCGTGTCGCGGTGCCGGAGTTCGGTCCGGCCGCGCTGATGGAATTGCGCGTGGGCCTGGCGGCGCTGTGCCTGCTGCCCATCGCAGCAATGCGAGGCAAGCTGCCGGCAGTGGCCCGGCGCTGGCCCGCGGTCCTTGCCGTGGGCATCTTCAACGCGGCCATCCCCTTCCTGCTGTACGCCTACGCGGCCCAGTCGCTGGGCGCCGGCTTCATGTCGGTGGCCAATGCCAGCACGCCCGTGTGGGGCGCCGTAGTCGGCTGGCTGTGGCTGAAAGACCGCCTGGCGCCGCGCCGCCAGGTGGGACTGGCCGTGGCCATGGCGGGCATCGTCGTCCTGGTGTGGGACAAGCTGGAGTTCCATGCCGGCGGCACCGGACCGGCCGTGCTGGCGGCGGTGTGCGCGCCGCTGTTCTATGGCGTGGCGGCCAACGCCACCAAGCGCTACCTGACCGGCGTGGACGCGCTGGGCAACGCCACGGGCAGCATGGTCGCCGCCGCGCTCGTGCTGATGCCGCTGGCCATCTGGCAATGGCCGGCGCAGCCCGTGTCGTTCGAGGCCTGGCGCGCCACCGTGCTGCTGGCGGTGGTGTGCACGGGAATGGCGTACATCATGTTCTTCCGGCTGATCGCCAGCGTGGGGCCGACGGGCGCCGTCAGCGTCACGTTCCTGGTGCCCGTGTTCGGCGTGCTGTGGGGCATGCTGTTCCTGGATGAAGACGTCACGCCGCGCATTCTGGCGGGAGCCGGCATCATCCTGGCCGGCACGGCCCTGGCGCTGGGCCTGACGGACGGGTTGCGCCGCCGGGCACGCTGA
- a CDS encoding LacI family DNA-binding transcriptional regulator, whose product MRATIQDIAEAASVSTATVDRVLNEREGVRPKTRDHVLAIATRLGYFGEPAPAAPQGVRLDFVLPAGTNSFMASLGRHLLEEAGQARPHAQAHLHLVEGFSAAKLAARLHELRGQTDAVGLVGLDHPQVRDAIVSLRDSGVKVATLVSDIPIAARIGYVGIDNRAAGRLAGLLLGRFLPPATEHRIAVFVGSLAYRGHEEREMGFRSLLSEEFPHLRIAHILEIGDDRERAYAVTRELMRDDPPAGIYNIGAGNQGIARALQEAGRQHGVVYVGHDLTEATQRLLLDRTMDAVIDQNPRVEAREIVRMLAAAVRGESEPSYLPRLQVIFRENIPVA is encoded by the coding sequence ATGCGCGCCACCATTCAAGACATCGCCGAAGCCGCAAGCGTGTCCACCGCCACCGTGGACCGCGTATTGAACGAACGGGAAGGGGTGCGTCCCAAGACCCGTGACCACGTCCTGGCGATCGCTACGCGGCTGGGCTATTTCGGCGAGCCGGCTCCTGCGGCGCCGCAGGGCGTGCGCCTGGATTTCGTGCTGCCGGCCGGCACCAACAGCTTCATGGCGTCGCTGGGCCGGCATCTGCTGGAGGAGGCGGGCCAGGCCAGGCCGCACGCGCAGGCCCATTTGCACCTGGTAGAGGGATTCAGCGCCGCCAAGCTGGCCGCCCGCCTGCACGAGCTGCGAGGCCAGACCGATGCCGTGGGGCTGGTGGGACTGGATCATCCGCAGGTGCGCGATGCCATCGTGTCCCTGCGCGACAGCGGCGTGAAAGTGGCTACGCTGGTGTCCGACATTCCCATCGCCGCGCGCATCGGCTACGTGGGAATCGACAATCGCGCCGCCGGGCGGCTGGCCGGCCTGCTGCTGGGCCGCTTCCTGCCGCCGGCGACGGAGCACCGCATCGCGGTGTTCGTGGGTTCACTGGCCTATCGCGGCCACGAAGAGCGCGAAATGGGCTTCCGTTCGCTGCTCAGCGAAGAGTTTCCGCATCTGCGCATCGCCCACATCCTCGAGATCGGCGACGACCGCGAGCGCGCCTATGCCGTCACGCGCGAACTGATGCGCGACGATCCGCCCGCGGGCATCTACAACATCGGCGCCGGCAACCAGGGCATCGCCCGCGCCTTGCAGGAAGCGGGGCGCCAGCACGGCGTGGTGTACGTGGGACACGACCTGACGGAAGCCACGCAGCGCCTGCTGCTGGATCGCACCATGGATGCCGTGATCGACCAGAATCCTCGCGTGGAGGCGCGCGAGATCGTGCGCATGCTGGCGGCCGCGGTGCGCGGAGAATCAGAGCCCAGCTATCTGCCGCGCCTGCAGGTCATCTTCCGCGAGAACATCCCCGTGGCGTAG
- a CDS encoding Gfo/Idh/MocA family protein, whose product MPHPAEPAAGRELAPDVVVRERRFRIGCIGAGMIMAECHLAAYREAGFPVVAIASRTASHARDVARRWEIATVHDTPAALIADPQVEVVDIAFPPDQQPELIRAALRAPHVRAVLAQKPLALSLDEARALRDEARAAGKVLSVNQNMRYDQSMRVLSQLLQRGDLGTPVFAQIDMHAIPHWQGFLRDYDRLTLSNMSVHHLDVLRFLFGEPVEVTSVTRPDPRTEFTHRDGLVATTLRFESGLLALSLEDVWAGPRGEGYDDDQHIHWRVEGTEGVAKGTIGWPTGAPSTLSYASRRATGGKWVTPTWDTMWFPHAFIGVMEQLQYALATQSEPALAVADNVRTMALVEAAYRSIEERRTVRLDEILKND is encoded by the coding sequence ATGCCGCATCCCGCAGAGCCCGCAGCCGGCCGCGAACTTGCCCCCGACGTCGTCGTGCGCGAACGACGCTTCCGTATCGGCTGCATCGGCGCCGGCATGATCATGGCCGAATGCCACCTTGCCGCCTACCGAGAGGCCGGTTTCCCGGTGGTGGCCATCGCTTCGCGCACCGCGTCGCACGCCCGCGACGTGGCCAGGCGCTGGGAGATCGCCACCGTGCACGACACGCCGGCCGCGTTGATCGCCGATCCGCAGGTCGAGGTCGTCGACATCGCCTTTCCGCCAGACCAGCAACCCGAACTGATCCGCGCGGCATTGCGGGCGCCGCATGTGCGCGCAGTGCTGGCGCAGAAGCCGCTGGCCTTGTCGCTGGACGAGGCGCGCGCCCTGCGCGACGAGGCGCGGGCGGCCGGCAAAGTGCTGTCGGTCAACCAGAACATGCGCTACGACCAGTCGATGCGCGTGCTGTCGCAGCTCTTGCAGCGCGGCGACCTGGGCACGCCGGTGTTCGCGCAGATCGACATGCACGCCATCCCTCACTGGCAGGGCTTCCTGCGCGACTACGACCGGTTGACCCTGTCCAACATGAGCGTGCATCACCTGGACGTGCTGCGCTTCCTGTTCGGCGAGCCCGTCGAGGTCACTTCCGTGACGCGTCCCGACCCGCGCACCGAATTCACGCATCGCGACGGCCTGGTCGCCACCACGCTGCGATTCGAGTCGGGCCTGCTGGCGCTTTCGCTCGAGGACGTATGGGCGGGTCCGCGCGGCGAAGGGTACGACGACGACCAGCACATCCACTGGCGCGTCGAAGGAACCGAAGGGGTGGCCAAGGGGACCATCGGATGGCCCACCGGCGCGCCGTCCACGCTCAGCTATGCCTCGCGCCGCGCCACGGGCGGCAAGTGGGTCACGCCCACGTGGGACACGATGTGGTTTCCGCACGCCTTCATCGGCGTGATGGAGCAGTTGCAGTACGCGCTGGCCACGCAGTCCGAGCCGGCCCTGGCCGTGGCCGACAACGTCCGGACCATGGCGCTGGTGGAGGCGGCCTACCGCTCGATCGAGGAACGCCGCACCGTGCGGCTCGACGAGATCCTGAAGAACGACTGA
- a CDS encoding sugar phosphate isomerase/epimerase family protein, translating into MMQTGIFSGYFPYALEESARRIRALGFNTVQLDLHFKDMDLTRLTRDKCTQIRDTFRDHDLPVSCISGYTNIVHPDPGERERRNGALKQILTHAQYLGSPYVISETGTFDTESDWVHHPRNKTEEGWEQCRAVIQDLARHAYDHGAVFLLETYVNNVVGSVEETLRMFAEVDHPGLGLLMDPTNYFESHNIDAMDQTLNRVFDALSDKIRIAHAKDVKRSGSDKSEKHSDIGDADAAESHTFRGVGEIELPAPGLGSLNYDLYLTRLAQKHPNIPIIIEHLSEDDVPRAKKFLDGKLRANGV; encoded by the coding sequence ATGATGCAGACCGGCATTTTCTCTGGATATTTCCCGTATGCGCTCGAAGAAAGCGCACGCAGGATCCGCGCCCTGGGTTTCAACACCGTGCAGCTCGACCTGCACTTCAAGGACATGGACCTGACCAGGCTGACGCGCGACAAGTGCACGCAGATCCGCGACACGTTCCGCGACCACGACCTGCCCGTGTCCTGCATCTCGGGGTACACGAACATCGTGCATCCCGATCCGGGCGAGCGCGAGCGCCGCAATGGCGCGCTCAAGCAGATCCTGACCCATGCGCAGTACCTGGGCTCGCCTTACGTCATCTCCGAAACGGGCACCTTCGACACGGAAAGCGACTGGGTGCACCACCCGCGCAACAAGACCGAGGAAGGCTGGGAGCAGTGCCGCGCCGTGATCCAGGACCTGGCGCGCCACGCGTACGACCACGGCGCGGTGTTCCTGCTGGAAACCTACGTGAACAACGTCGTCGGCTCGGTGGAAGAGACGCTGCGCATGTTCGCCGAAGTGGACCACCCCGGCCTGGGCCTGCTGATGGATCCCACCAACTACTTCGAGTCGCACAACATCGACGCGATGGACCAGACGCTGAACCGGGTGTTCGACGCGCTTTCCGACAAGATCCGCATCGCGCATGCCAAGGACGTGAAGCGCTCGGGCAGCGACAAGTCCGAGAAGCACAGCGACATCGGCGATGCCGACGCGGCCGAGAGCCACACGTTCCGCGGCGTGGGCGAGATCGAGCTGCCGGCTCCCGGGCTGGGATCGCTCAACTACGACCTGTATCTGACGCGGCTGGCGCAGAAGCATCCCAACATCCCCATCATCATCGAGCACCTGTCGGAAGACGACGTGCCGCGCGCCAAGAAATTCCTGGACGGCAAGCTGCGCGCCAACGGCGTCTGA
- a CDS encoding aldose 1-epimerase family protein — MADLYATWMTRRQVEERAGQLAQFAGVRLMTLEDGLERGIRMLEFRSGTGLRFTVLVDRAMDIADCDYRGYAIGWHSPSGFRHPGLHDYEGEGGLGWMRSFSGLMITCGLDHILFMYDAPADNYVYGPRKTVQHSIHGRAGTIPARLAGYGERWDGDRCYLWAEGVVSQGTVFGEHLELHRRIEIEVGTNDIQLSDRVVNRGFYRTPHMLCYHINVGHPVLDEGSRYLAPIRDVVWAAHADTYRAQGVGYRRMPAPRLGFHEQVWQHEMGADASGEVPVALVNDRLGIGVEVTTRKEQFPCQYQWQNLQAGQYALGLEPSTNHVLGHGAARERGELIWLEHGDERRYDTRLRVLGDAAAIATSEARIRAIARQPDEDYPQPSGRFVTLEGR, encoded by the coding sequence ATGGCAGATCTCTACGCAACCTGGATGACCCGCCGGCAGGTCGAGGAACGGGCAGGCCAGCTTGCGCAGTTCGCGGGCGTCAGGCTGATGACCCTGGAGGACGGGCTGGAACGCGGCATACGCATGCTGGAATTCCGCAGCGGCACGGGCCTGCGCTTCACCGTGCTGGTGGACCGGGCGATGGACATCGCGGACTGCGACTACCGCGGCTACGCCATCGGCTGGCATTCGCCGTCGGGCTTCCGGCATCCGGGGCTGCACGACTACGAAGGCGAAGGCGGGCTGGGCTGGATGCGCTCGTTCTCGGGGCTGATGATCACGTGCGGCCTGGACCACATCCTGTTCATGTACGACGCGCCGGCGGACAACTACGTGTACGGCCCGCGCAAGACCGTCCAGCACTCGATCCATGGCCGCGCCGGCACCATACCCGCGCGGCTTGCCGGATACGGAGAACGCTGGGACGGCGACCGCTGCTACCTGTGGGCCGAAGGCGTGGTGTCGCAGGGCACGGTGTTCGGCGAACACCTCGAACTGCACCGCCGCATCGAGATCGAAGTCGGCACCAACGACATCCAGCTGTCCGACCGGGTGGTCAATCGCGGCTTCTATCGCACGCCGCACATGCTGTGCTACCACATCAACGTGGGACATCCCGTACTGGACGAGGGGTCGCGCTACTTGGCGCCGATCCGCGACGTGGTCTGGGCGGCACACGCCGACACCTACCGCGCGCAGGGCGTGGGCTATCGCCGCATGCCCGCGCCGCGGCTGGGTTTCCACGAGCAGGTATGGCAGCACGAGATGGGCGCCGATGCGTCCGGCGAGGTGCCGGTTGCGCTGGTGAACGACCGGCTGGGCATCGGCGTGGAAGTCACCACGCGTAAAGAGCAGTTTCCCTGCCAGTATCAATGGCAGAACCTGCAGGCCGGGCAGTACGCGCTGGGGCTCGAGCCATCGACCAACCACGTGCTGGGCCACGGCGCGGCGCGCGAACGCGGCGAACTGATCTGGCTCGAGCATGGCGATGAGCGGCGCTACGACACGCGGCTGCGCGTGCTGGGCGACGCCGCCGCCATCGCCACCAGCGAGGCGCGCATACGCGCCATCGCGCGGCAGCCCGACGAGGATTATCCGCAACCCTCGGGCCGCTTCGTGACGCTGGAGGGCCGCTGA
- a CDS encoding SDR family NAD(P)-dependent oxidoreductase has product MSPLERDRNAHGGTSAEGARFSIAGRRVLYTGAAGGFGVDTTVAMLQAGARVIALDCNAGHIERLRAAVAPELAPRLEIVHADLADAQELQRQLDRLTASAPIDVVINNAAIYPSRPFEEYSDDEQARVHRINVGAAVQIVRAALPGMREQRWGRVINITSITLSGGWENLQPYVQSKGAMLGNTRAFAREFGKWGITVNAISPGAFPTDAEKIHPDPEGYQRMVLERQAVKRRGHPGDIASAILFLASDEAGFITGQTLEVDGGWIMH; this is encoded by the coding sequence ATGAGTCCGCTGGAACGCGACCGCAACGCGCACGGCGGCACGTCCGCCGAGGGCGCCCGCTTTTCCATCGCCGGCCGGCGCGTGCTGTACACGGGCGCCGCCGGCGGCTTCGGCGTGGACACCACGGTGGCCATGCTGCAGGCCGGGGCACGCGTGATCGCGCTGGACTGCAACGCTGGGCACATCGAGCGCCTGCGCGCCGCCGTCGCGCCCGAACTGGCGCCGCGCCTGGAGATCGTGCACGCCGATCTGGCCGATGCGCAGGAACTGCAGCGACAACTGGACAGGCTGACGGCTTCCGCCCCGATCGACGTGGTCATCAACAACGCCGCCATCTATCCGTCGCGCCCCTTCGAGGAATACAGCGACGACGAGCAGGCTCGCGTGCACCGCATCAACGTGGGCGCGGCCGTGCAGATCGTGCGCGCCGCCCTGCCGGGCATGCGGGAACAACGCTGGGGCCGCGTCATCAACATCACATCCATCACACTGTCCGGCGGCTGGGAAAACCTGCAGCCCTACGTGCAGTCCAAGGGCGCCATGCTGGGCAATACGCGCGCCTTCGCGCGCGAGTTCGGCAAGTGGGGCATCACCGTGAATGCGATCTCGCCGGGGGCCTTTCCCACCGACGCCGAGAAGATCCATCCCGATCCCGAGGGCTACCAGCGGATGGTGCTGGAGCGGCAGGCCGTCAAGCGGCGCGGCCATCCCGGCGACATCGCGTCGGCCATCCTCTTTCTCGCTTCGGATGAAGCGGGCTTCATCACCGGCCAGACCCTCGAAGTCGACGGCGGCTGGATCATGCATTGA
- a CDS encoding CaiB/BaiF CoA transferase family protein: MGILSGYKVLDCSIAMAGPFAAQRLGDLGADVIKIEPITGEWQRHAPAGGIRGNKVNVSFLSLNRNKRSLAVDLKSEGGQAIIRELASQADVFVQNYRPGVAKRLGVDYETLSALNPRLVYVSISGFGEDGPHALRPGQDLLLQAMSGAMLSSGCAGEAPRAAGQYVVDAVTAYCAFEGVLAALLHRERTGEGQKVEVNMLDAITTIQMQELSVYTVGGKPQQRSAEPHAHVYIRAPYGTFATTDGYLALAMPDMKLLAEIVNEPRLLDYAGENDGWEHRDEIYALVRTALARSSTGDWFERLNAAGIWCSPVYGYADLVADPQIAHNGTFVEYEHPTEGLVKTPGFPIRFSRTPSKVTRGAPLTGQHTAEVLREFGYNADQIAEYAAKGAILCGEQA, from the coding sequence ATGGGAATTCTTTCTGGGTACAAGGTGCTGGACTGCTCCATCGCCATGGCCGGTCCGTTCGCCGCGCAGCGGCTGGGCGACCTGGGCGCGGACGTGATCAAGATCGAGCCCATCACGGGTGAGTGGCAGCGCCATGCGCCCGCGGGCGGCATCCGGGGCAACAAGGTCAACGTGTCGTTCCTTTCGCTCAACCGCAACAAGCGCTCGCTCGCGGTGGACCTGAAGAGCGAAGGCGGCCAGGCCATCATCCGCGAGCTGGCCTCGCAGGCGGACGTGTTCGTGCAGAACTACCGGCCGGGCGTGGCCAAGCGGCTGGGGGTCGACTATGAGACCTTGTCGGCCTTGAATCCACGGCTGGTCTACGTGTCCATCTCGGGCTTCGGCGAAGATGGTCCGCATGCGTTGCGGCCTGGCCAGGACCTGCTGCTGCAGGCCATGTCGGGCGCGATGCTGTCCAGCGGCTGCGCCGGCGAGGCGCCGCGCGCGGCCGGGCAGTACGTGGTCGACGCCGTCACGGCCTACTGCGCCTTCGAGGGCGTACTTGCGGCGCTGCTGCACCGCGAACGCACCGGCGAGGGCCAGAAGGTCGAGGTGAACATGCTGGACGCCATCACCACCATCCAGATGCAGGAACTGTCGGTGTACACCGTGGGCGGCAAGCCGCAGCAGCGCAGCGCCGAACCGCACGCGCACGTGTACATCCGGGCGCCCTACGGCACCTTCGCCACCACCGACGGCTACCTGGCTCTGGCCATGCCCGACATGAAGCTGCTGGCCGAGATCGTGAATGAACCACGCCTGCTGGACTATGCGGGCGAGAACGACGGCTGGGAGCATCGCGACGAGATCTACGCACTGGTGCGCACCGCGCTGGCGCGCTCGTCCACGGGCGACTGGTTCGAACGCCTGAACGCGGCAGGCATCTGGTGCAGTCCGGTGTACGGCTACGCCGACCTTGTGGCCGATCCGCAGATCGCGCACAACGGCACCTTTGTCGAGTACGAGCATCCCACCGAAGGCCTCGTGAAGACGCCGGGATTTCCGATCCGGTTCTCGCGCACGCCGTCCAAGGTGACGCGCGGCGCGCCGCTGACGGGCCAGCACACCGCCGAAGTGCTGCGCGAGTTCGGCTACAACGCGGACCAGATCGCGGAGTATGCGGCCAAGGGCGCGATCCTGTGTGGAGAGCAGGCATGA